A genomic region of Deinococcus sp. KSM4-11 contains the following coding sequences:
- a CDS encoding tyrosine-type recombinase/integrase, whose amino-acid sequence MSSELTPYTGDRLSQARTFTGLSDEALRVRATVAARDKDVTDLWNLTQAFLTSDTSAGVRLSPHTLRAYRKGVEVLVEHAAAHAWNLLHPGRREPSMFVASLSDAGLKPATVMARVAAASALYRALRWAGATDADPFSDVRRPKDRTKGIVKNPPYRADFIQSMLAEADAQERVLLLLMAHGGLRIAEALAVQWVDLDLPGRRLRVTHGKGDKARVVPLSARLKEALVTHKEDVPAPSGHVISFRAYSSAYERLQKVALRAGVSHEFRGFHAGRKYAGTQLYAATKDFTRVAGFLGHEQVDTTRRYVEVPEDDLNDVVEGFR is encoded by the coding sequence ATGTCTAGCGAGCTGACACCCTATACCGGCGACCGCCTGAGCCAGGCCCGCACCTTCACCGGCCTCAGCGACGAGGCCCTGCGTGTGAGGGCGACCGTGGCCGCGCGTGACAAGGACGTCACCGACCTGTGGAACCTGACCCAGGCCTTCCTGACCAGCGATACGAGCGCGGGTGTCCGCCTCAGTCCGCATACGCTGCGGGCCTACCGTAAGGGTGTCGAGGTGCTTGTCGAGCACGCGGCGGCCCACGCCTGGAACCTGCTGCATCCAGGACGCCGGGAACCCTCCATGTTCGTAGCGTCGCTCTCGGACGCCGGACTGAAACCCGCCACGGTCATGGCCCGCGTGGCTGCCGCCTCAGCCCTATACCGGGCGCTGCGCTGGGCGGGCGCCACAGATGCCGATCCGTTCTCGGATGTCCGTCGGCCCAAAGACCGGACGAAGGGCATCGTCAAGAATCCTCCATACCGTGCGGATTTCATTCAATCCATGCTGGCCGAGGCGGACGCCCAAGAACGGGTGCTGCTGCTGCTCATGGCACACGGCGGCCTGCGGATCGCGGAAGCCCTGGCGGTGCAATGGGTCGATCTCGATCTTCCTGGCCGACGCCTACGCGTCACGCATGGCAAGGGCGACAAGGCGCGGGTCGTGCCCTTGAGTGCCCGTTTGAAGGAAGCTTTGGTCACCCATAAGGAGGACGTTCCCGCGCCGAGCGGCCATGTGATCTCGTTCCGGGCGTATTCCAGCGCCTACGAACGCCTGCAGAAGGTCGCGCTCCGGGCTGGGGTCTCCCACGAATTCCGGGGCTTTCATGCCGGACGGAAGTACGCGGGAACGCAGCTCTATGCGGCCACGAAGGACTTCACGCGCGTGGCCGGATTCCTGGGTCACGAGCAGGTGGACACCACCCGGCGCTACGTGGAAGTGCCCGAGGATGACCTGAACGATGTGGTCGAGGGCTTCCGGTAG
- a CDS encoding metallophosphoesterase — protein MRVAFISDIHGNIHALTAVKRFLTDNIVNQVVVVGDLVGYGASPGPVIDFVKREGWATGLGSSDMRVAIDLGDRNDRKGVADQVLVWTKKMLTPDQMDFLRRLPPGGRITTPIGRVRYFHGSPHDPEIRLDLMANERELEALADSLAARVVVVGGSHVPFVRTIGETTYVDPGSVGLTLNHEPGADVAIVDCIGRKPKVSLHKVTYDFASSAFDIMAWNLPPVIADVIKTGRMG, from the coding sequence TTGAGAGTGGCCTTCATCAGTGACATTCACGGGAACATTCACGCACTCACTGCCGTGAAACGGTTCCTGACCGACAATATCGTCAACCAGGTGGTGGTCGTGGGGGACCTGGTCGGCTACGGCGCCAGCCCCGGCCCCGTGATCGACTTCGTGAAACGCGAGGGCTGGGCCACGGGACTGGGTTCCAGCGACATGCGGGTCGCGATCGACCTGGGCGACCGCAACGACCGCAAAGGTGTGGCCGATCAGGTGCTCGTCTGGACGAAGAAGATGCTGACGCCGGATCAGATGGATTTCCTGCGCCGCCTGCCTCCCGGCGGCCGGATCACCACGCCGATCGGACGGGTGCGGTATTTCCACGGCAGTCCGCACGACCCCGAGATCCGCCTGGATCTGATGGCGAACGAGCGGGAACTGGAAGCGCTGGCCGACAGTCTGGCCGCGCGGGTGGTCGTGGTGGGCGGCTCACACGTGCCGTTCGTGCGGACGATCGGTGAAACGACCTACGTCGATCCGGGCAGCGTCGGGCTCACGCTGAATCACGAGCCGGGCGCGGATGTCGCGATCGTGGACTGTATCGGGCGCAAACCGAAAGTCTCGCTCCACAAGGTCACATATGATTTCGCGTCGAGTGCGTTCGACATCATGGCGTGGAACCTGCCGCCCGTGATCGCGGATGTGATCAAGACCGGACGCATGGGCTGA
- a CDS encoding alanine--glyoxylate aminotransferase family protein, translating into MFDDLHLDHILLTPGPTPIHPRAQQAMMRGMLGHMDPEVFALNREIQDDLRVMYGTEPEAFTAVLAGTGSLGMEAGFANLVEQGDEVLVCANGSFGRRMAEMAARYGARVRLVTAHLGEAIRPEDVAAHLDGVQMVAIVHGETSTGVLNPVPEIAELVKGSGALLTVDAVTTAGMEPFCMDAWSVDYAYTGAQKCLSAPPGLAPVAISERAFARYSARRTPTPLWYCDFEGLRDYWVEHTYHHTVPVNLHYAFHAALRAALEEGMPARQQRVQEVGTAILAALTPLGFSHYVKRPEDRLPTVLALRLPDGLDDVAVRKALRQREISVTGGLGPTAGVIWRLGLMGEAARPAPYQALMRALEDILGETGLVRRFDESLEAVVA; encoded by the coding sequence ATGTTCGACGACCTGCACCTCGACCACATTCTCCTCACCCCTGGCCCCACGCCCATTCACCCGAGGGCACAACAGGCCATGATGCGCGGCATGCTCGGCCATATGGATCCCGAGGTCTTCGCCCTGAACCGCGAAATTCAGGATGACCTGCGCGTCATGTACGGCACGGAACCCGAAGCCTTCACCGCCGTGCTGGCCGGCACCGGCAGCCTGGGCATGGAAGCCGGGTTCGCGAACCTCGTGGAGCAGGGCGATGAGGTGCTCGTCTGCGCGAACGGTTCCTTCGGCCGCCGCATGGCCGAGATGGCCGCCCGCTACGGAGCCCGCGTCCGCCTCGTCACCGCCCACCTGGGCGAGGCCATCCGCCCGGAAGACGTCGCGGCCCACCTCGACGGCGTGCAGATGGTCGCCATCGTGCACGGGGAGACCAGCACCGGCGTCCTGAACCCGGTGCCCGAGATTGCCGAACTCGTGAAGGGCAGCGGCGCCCTGCTGACCGTGGACGCCGTGACGACTGCGGGAATGGAACCGTTCTGTATGGACGCCTGGAGCGTGGATTATGCGTACACGGGCGCCCAGAAGTGCCTGTCCGCGCCTCCCGGCCTCGCTCCCGTCGCGATCAGCGAGCGGGCATTTGCCCGGTACAGTGCGCGCCGCACGCCCACGCCTTTGTGGTACTGCGATTTCGAGGGCCTGCGGGATTACTGGGTCGAACACACCTACCACCACACGGTGCCCGTGAATCTGCACTACGCCTTCCATGCCGCCCTCCGCGCCGCTCTGGAAGAAGGCATGCCCGCCCGCCAGCAGCGCGTCCAGGAAGTCGGTACGGCCATCCTCGCCGCCCTGACTCCGCTGGGCTTCAGCCACTACGTGAAGCGTCCGGAAGATCGCCTGCCGACCGTGCTCGCCCTGCGACTCCCCGACGGCCTGGACGACGTGGCTGTCCGCAAGGCCCTGCGCCAGCGCGAGATCAGCGTCACCGGCGGTCTCGGCCCCACCGCGGGCGTGATCTGGAGACTCGGCCTGATGGGTGAGGCGGCCCGTCCCGCACCGTACCAGGCCCTGATGCGGGCCCTCGAGGACATCCTGGGCGAAACCGGACTGGTGCGCCGCTTCGACGAGTCGCTGGAAGCCGTCGTGGCCTGA
- a CDS encoding diacylglycerol kinase family protein, whose amino-acid sequence MTGQTPPPTAGSSATPAAPQVAIPAMTGKRILVIFNPKSGNGDSGLPEFNRLLREAGADLTERELTPDKPMSEYVQDIESFHAVVAAGGDGTVSSVSYASRYKNVPLLAYPAGTANLIAQNLDLPTTPRELALVVATGHSVRVDLGEVEVRDEKKGFAMLTGAGADAAMIRDSEELKDKFGALAYVMSAMKQLNPKKTTFTLTIDGQHREFEGIGVMVANFGMANFRLPITTDISPSDGRFTVILMQAGNLLRLVPNIIDSVRSKLNLGDPLFKGNLETLEAKEVTVHSAEPFPLQYDGELHEETTPFTARILPGAVRYLTPSTVEQLTT is encoded by the coding sequence ATGACCGGTCAAACGCCCCCCCCCACCGCCGGAAGTTCGGCCACCCCAGCAGCACCTCAGGTCGCCATTCCTGCCATGACCGGAAAGCGGATTCTCGTGATCTTCAACCCCAAGAGCGGGAACGGCGACAGCGGTCTCCCCGAGTTCAACCGGCTTCTCCGCGAGGCCGGAGCAGACCTGACAGAACGGGAACTGACCCCAGACAAACCCATGAGTGAGTACGTGCAGGACATCGAATCCTTCCATGCGGTCGTGGCGGCCGGTGGTGACGGCACGGTCAGTTCCGTGTCGTACGCCAGCCGGTACAAGAACGTTCCTCTGCTGGCCTATCCGGCCGGAACGGCGAACCTGATCGCACAGAACCTCGATCTGCCAACCACACCGCGCGAACTCGCGCTGGTGGTGGCGACCGGTCACTCGGTTCGTGTGGATCTCGGCGAGGTCGAGGTGCGCGACGAGAAGAAGGGCTTCGCCATGCTCACCGGCGCCGGGGCCGACGCCGCCATGATCCGGGACAGCGAGGAACTCAAGGACAAGTTCGGCGCGCTCGCATATGTCATGAGCGCCATGAAGCAGCTCAACCCGAAGAAGACCACCTTCACGCTCACCATCGACGGCCAGCACCGCGAGTTCGAGGGCATCGGCGTGATGGTCGCGAATTTTGGTATGGCCAACTTCCGGCTGCCCATCACCACCGACATCAGTCCGAGCGACGGTCGCTTCACGGTGATCCTCATGCAGGCGGGCAACCTCCTGCGCCTGGTGCCGAACATCATCGATTCCGTACGGTCGAAACTGAACCTCGGCGATCCGCTGTTCAAGGGCAATCTGGAAACCCTCGAGGCCAAGGAAGTGACGGTTCATTCCGCCGAACCGTTCCCGCTCCAGTACGACGGCGAACTGCACGAGGAAACCACGCCGTTCACCGCCCGGATTCTTCCTGGAGCTGTCCGGTACCTGACGCCGAGCACGGTGGAACAGCTCACCACCTGA
- the lnt gene encoding apolipoprotein N-acyltransferase, which yields MPALSAPVTAALLGVLLALCSVPLPWSGVAFLPLAGVLWYAAQGREAQHVASRIFWSGVGLFTVHLWWLTTFLNKLLGTGTGALALFLFLLEGAFLAVMAYPLARWIRDPAARTWALAGGWVILEWLRFLGPLAFPWPTLGSTLLPTAAIQIADLGGVLLGSVLVTFTAASLASFALSRTPWGRGRPLVLAVVAWVVALGYGLTRTAGVGPVQPMMVLRTPFDSFGRATGSVSPEEQERQQRVASQQRQPGEVVVWSETALTAPGRPAFLPGFIGPGISGVGSGSSQPEFNAVAAIDATSHATSWSDKSKLVPFGEYFPLYRPLHPLYAIIENAIHIQLGGVEESADPRPLSLNGVRYGAYICYDSVFPAVARTLVRQGAQVLVNPSNDGWYDGWGVLQHYNMGRIRAIETRRWLVRSVNRGVAGSINDLGQPVRIVGAGETMQVLHVRPHLLNGTTLYLRLGDAPALILAALMILFGLRVDAQARRW from the coding sequence GTGCCTGCCCTGAGCGCCCCCGTGACCGCCGCCCTGCTCGGCGTGCTGCTGGCCCTGTGCAGCGTTCCGCTGCCGTGGAGTGGCGTGGCGTTTCTTCCTCTGGCGGGCGTGCTGTGGTACGCCGCGCAGGGTCGGGAAGCGCAGCATGTCGCCTCACGGATCTTCTGGTCCGGCGTGGGGCTGTTCACGGTTCACCTGTGGTGGCTGACGACCTTCCTGAACAAACTGCTCGGCACCGGCACCGGCGCGCTCGCCCTCTTCCTGTTTCTCCTGGAAGGAGCGTTCCTGGCCGTCATGGCCTACCCGCTCGCCCGCTGGATCCGCGACCCGGCCGCGCGCACCTGGGCCCTCGCGGGCGGATGGGTGATCCTCGAGTGGCTGCGGTTCCTGGGCCCGCTGGCCTTCCCGTGGCCCACCCTGGGCTCGACGCTGCTGCCGACCGCCGCCATTCAGATCGCCGATCTAGGCGGCGTGCTCCTCGGGAGCGTCCTGGTCACGTTCACGGCCGCGAGTCTGGCCTCGTTCGCCCTGTCCCGGACGCCCTGGGGCAGAGGACGACCCCTCGTCCTCGCGGTCGTCGCCTGGGTGGTGGCGCTCGGCTATGGCCTGACCCGCACCGCCGGTGTCGGGCCCGTCCAACCGATGATGGTGCTGCGAACTCCCTTCGATTCCTTCGGGCGGGCCACGGGCTCCGTCAGTCCCGAGGAGCAGGAACGGCAGCAGCGCGTGGCCTCGCAGCAACGCCAGCCCGGCGAAGTCGTCGTGTGGAGTGAAACGGCCCTGACGGCACCCGGCCGGCCGGCGTTCCTGCCGGGCTTCATCGGCCCAGGCATCAGCGGCGTGGGGTCTGGGAGCAGCCAGCCGGAATTCAACGCTGTGGCCGCCATCGACGCCACGTCACATGCCACCAGCTGGAGCGACAAGAGCAAACTGGTGCCTTTCGGGGAGTATTTCCCCCTCTACCGGCCGCTGCACCCGCTGTACGCCATCATCGAGAACGCCATTCACATCCAGCTCGGCGGAGTCGAGGAAAGCGCCGATCCACGCCCCCTGTCGCTGAACGGTGTCCGCTACGGCGCGTACATCTGTTACGACTCCGTGTTCCCGGCGGTCGCCCGCACGCTCGTCCGGCAGGGCGCGCAGGTGCTCGTGAATCCCAGCAACGACGGCTGGTACGACGGCTGGGGTGTCCTCCAGCACTACAACATGGGCCGCATCCGTGCCATCGAGACCCGGCGCTGGCTGGTTCGCAGTGTCAACCGGGGCGTGGCGGGCAGCATCAACGACCTCGGACAGCCTGTGCGGATCGTGGGCGCAGGGGAGACCATGCAGGTGCTCCACGTCCGCCCGCACCTCCTGAACGGCACGACCCTCTACCTGCGCCTTGGCGACGCCCCCGCTCTGATCCTTGCGGCCCTGATGATCCTCTTCGGCCTGCGCGTCGACGCGCAGGCCCGGCGCTGGTGA